From the Bacillus tuaregi genome, one window contains:
- a CDS encoding helix-turn-helix domain-containing protein: protein MAFFEHHGVEEKDAFHTSSLCNFNFPLHFHHAYELIIVNEGKLFVTIDQKEYMLHKNDVAFVFNNQMHEFKTLNHSDISIVIFSPEIIGHFFNNYKGYVPENNIIHLNKAPNLTGLDSIYQQKSFLYHICAILVENTEFIPVAYSSKTKVLHKILLYVDKNYSEDCTLKVIAKQLQYDYAYLSKLFVHMTNMTFTDYLNHYRTSQACYLLKNSEQSISEIAIHCGYNNLRSFNRNFKRITNYSPRRYREDTRDKPTTIKN from the coding sequence GTGGCTTTTTTTGAACATCATGGAGTTGAAGAGAAAGACGCCTTTCACACTTCTTCACTATGTAATTTTAACTTTCCGCTTCATTTTCACCATGCTTACGAATTGATTATTGTAAATGAAGGAAAATTGTTCGTAACGATTGATCAAAAAGAGTATATGCTGCATAAAAATGACGTCGCCTTTGTTTTTAATAACCAGATGCATGAATTTAAAACCTTGAATCATTCCGATATATCTATCGTCATTTTTTCACCAGAAATAATCGGGCACTTTTTTAATAATTATAAGGGATACGTACCTGAGAATAACATCATTCACCTCAACAAGGCTCCCAACTTAACTGGATTAGATTCTATTTATCAGCAAAAAAGCTTCCTTTATCATATTTGTGCGATCTTGGTTGAGAATACGGAATTTATTCCAGTTGCATACTCATCAAAAACAAAAGTACTACATAAAATTCTGCTTTATGTTGATAAGAATTATAGTGAGGATTGCACCTTAAAAGTAATCGCTAAGCAGCTTCAATATGATTATGCCTATTTATCAAAGCTATTTGTTCACATGACCAATATGACCTTTACCGACTATCTTAATCATTATCGAACTTCCCAGGCCTGTTATCTATTGAAAAACAGTGAACAGTCGATTAGCGAGATAGCCATTCATTGTGGGTATAATAATCTCAGGTCGTTCAACCGTAATTTCAAGAGAATTACGAACTATTCACCTAGAAGATATAGAGAGGATACTCGAGACAAACCTACCACTATTAAAAATTAA
- a CDS encoding ABC transporter ATP-binding protein codes for MEGLQLINVTKQYKEGETTVTALNSVSMDVKPGEFVAIIGPSGSGKSTLLTIAGALLQATSGEVLVNGTNLSSMAEKALSDFRLNKVGFILQTSNLIPYLNVLEQIELVSKMAGRLTAKQKDNAKQLLQELGLGGKFKKLPKQLSGGERQRVAIARAFINNPDIILADEPTASLDSNRAFEVVQLISKEVKERNKAAVMVTHDERMLSYCDKVYRMADGVLTLEKSDSLQVTN; via the coding sequence ATGGAAGGCTTACAGCTTATTAATGTGACAAAGCAATATAAAGAAGGCGAAACAACTGTGACTGCCCTAAATAGTGTCTCGATGGATGTAAAACCTGGTGAGTTTGTCGCTATCATCGGACCCTCAGGCTCCGGTAAAAGTACGCTTCTGACAATTGCGGGTGCTTTATTACAGGCCACATCAGGTGAAGTGCTTGTGAATGGAACGAACCTATCCTCGATGGCTGAAAAGGCATTATCAGATTTTCGCTTAAATAAAGTCGGATTTATTTTGCAAACCTCAAACTTAATTCCTTATTTAAATGTATTGGAGCAAATAGAATTGGTAAGTAAGATGGCTGGTAGATTAACTGCAAAGCAAAAGGATAATGCTAAGCAGCTTCTGCAAGAGTTGGGTCTTGGCGGCAAATTCAAAAAGCTACCTAAACAATTATCCGGTGGAGAACGCCAGCGGGTTGCGATTGCGCGTGCTTTTATTAACAATCCTGATATTATTCTTGCGGACGAACCAACAGCAAGCTTGGATTCAAATCGTGCCTTTGAAGTGGTACAGCTTATCTCTAAAGAAGTTAAAGAGCGTAATAAAGCAGCTGTCATGGTAACCCATGATGAGCGGATGCTTTCCTATTGTGACAAGGTGTATCGCATGGCAGACGGTGTACTTACACTAGAAAAATCTGATAGCTTACAAGTAACAAACTAA
- a CDS encoding ABC transporter permease, giving the protein MYLALKEIKNSKLRFTMIGAIIVLIAWLVFILSGLGNGLGTISAASMKNMDTDYVVYEKGAGASFMKSSISGDIKEDLLAADGVDDAALFGQATVAISKGETDNSEEKTDAVILGIEPGSFIEPAVIEGVQLDPDVENGVIADEKLKNEGYKLGDEIVVDGSLITLKIIGFVKGESFNHLPSIFSTVEQWRSYSYAAPGSDNGLPNVVNAIALQGEEMDPAAIDGKMEGIETVTKSQALLGMPGYKAEMGTIYMMLAFLIVISAVVIGVFFYVLTIQKTQQFGVMKAIGASNHFVARSIIAQVFVISLTSIIIGIILTYLTALIFPEGMPFSLNFGMVMIYAIALLIVSVLGSLVCVRRISKVDPLTALGRVE; this is encoded by the coding sequence ATGTACTTAGCCTTAAAGGAAATAAAAAATTCAAAGCTTCGTTTTACGATGATAGGGGCCATTATTGTCCTTATTGCATGGCTTGTCTTCATTCTTTCCGGTCTCGGGAATGGACTGGGAACGATTAGTGCGGCATCGATGAAAAATATGGATACAGATTATGTGGTATATGAAAAAGGAGCAGGTGCTTCTTTTATGAAATCAAGTATTTCCGGTGACATAAAGGAGGACTTGCTTGCTGCGGATGGAGTAGACGATGCAGCTTTATTTGGTCAAGCTACAGTGGCCATTTCAAAGGGAGAAACGGATAATTCTGAGGAAAAAACAGACGCTGTTATCTTAGGAATTGAGCCAGGTTCATTTATCGAACCAGCTGTCATCGAAGGAGTCCAACTTGACCCAGATGTAGAGAATGGCGTCATAGCAGATGAGAAATTAAAGAATGAAGGCTATAAGCTCGGTGATGAGATCGTTGTCGACGGCTCTCTCATTACATTGAAGATCATAGGCTTTGTGAAGGGGGAATCCTTTAACCACCTACCGTCCATATTCAGTACGGTTGAACAATGGAGATCCTATAGCTATGCTGCACCGGGCTCTGATAATGGCTTGCCAAATGTCGTGAATGCCATTGCCTTACAAGGAGAAGAAATGGATCCGGCAGCAATCGATGGTAAAATGGAAGGGATAGAAACGGTAACAAAGTCTCAAGCACTATTAGGTATGCCGGGCTATAAAGCAGAAATGGGTACCATTTATATGATGCTTGCCTTTCTGATTGTTATTTCAGCTGTTGTCATCGGCGTCTTCTTCTATGTATTAACGATTCAAAAAACTCAGCAATTCGGTGTCATGAAAGCTATTGGTGCATCGAATCATTTTGTAGCACGCTCCATAATTGCACAGGTATTTGTTATCTCACTTACTAGTATAATCATTGGAATTATATTAACCTATTTGACGGCCCTTATATTCCCAGAAGGTATGCCGTTTAGCTTAAACTTTGGAATGGTAATGATTTATGCAATCGCACTGCTTATTGTCAGTGTGCTAGGATCACTTGTCTGTGTTCGTCGTATTTCGAAAGTGGATCCATTAACGGCGCTTGGGAGGGTTGAATAA
- the groL gene encoding chaperonin GroEL (60 kDa chaperone family; promotes refolding of misfolded polypeptides especially under stressful conditions; forms two stacked rings of heptamers to form a barrel-shaped 14mer; ends can be capped by GroES; misfolded proteins enter the barrel where they are refolded when GroES binds): MAKEIKFSEEARRGMLRGVDALANAVKVTLGPKGRNVVLEKKFGSPLITNDGVTIAKEIELEDAFENMGAKLVAEVASKTNDIAGDGTTTATVLAQAMIREGLKNVTAGANPMGIRKGMDKAIQTALEELKAISKPIEGKESIAQVAAISSADEEVGQLIAEAMERVGNDGVITIEESKGFSTELDVVEGMQFDRGYASPYMVTNSDKMEAVLDNPYILITDKKITSIQEILPVLEQVVQQGKPLLLIAEDVEGEALATIVLNKLRGTFNAVAVKAPGFGDRRKAMLEDIAILTGGQVITEDLGLDLKSAQIDQLGRAVKVVVTKETTTIVEGAGDSAQIAGRVNQIRTQLEETTSDFDREKLQERLAKLAGGVAVIKVGAATETELKERKLRIEDALNSTRAAVEEGIVAGGGTALVNIYNKVASIQADGDEQTGINIVLRAIEEPVRQIAHNAGLEGSVIVERLKHEQVGVGFNAATGEWVNMVDAGIVDPTKVTRSALQNAGSVAAMFLTTEAVVADKPEPEGHGGGMPDMGGMGGMGGMM, translated from the coding sequence ATGGCAAAAGAAATTAAGTTCAGCGAAGAAGCCCGCCGTGGAATGCTGCGTGGGGTTGATGCTCTTGCAAATGCAGTTAAAGTAACTCTTGGACCAAAAGGACGTAACGTGGTTCTTGAGAAAAAATTCGGTTCACCTCTAATTACAAATGATGGTGTAACCATTGCAAAAGAAATCGAGCTTGAAGACGCATTTGAAAACATGGGTGCGAAATTAGTAGCAGAAGTAGCAAGCAAAACAAATGATATTGCTGGTGACGGTACTACGACTGCAACAGTTCTTGCTCAAGCGATGATTCGTGAAGGGCTTAAAAACGTAACTGCCGGAGCGAACCCAATGGGAATCCGCAAAGGTATGGATAAAGCAATTCAAACAGCTCTAGAAGAATTAAAAGCGATCTCAAAACCAATCGAAGGAAAAGAGTCTATTGCACAGGTTGCTGCGATTTCTTCTGCTGACGAAGAAGTAGGTCAATTAATTGCAGAAGCAATGGAACGCGTTGGTAACGATGGTGTTATCACAATTGAAGAGTCAAAAGGATTCTCAACTGAGCTAGATGTAGTTGAAGGTATGCAATTTGACCGCGGATATGCTTCACCATACATGGTAACAAACTCGGATAAGATGGAAGCTGTTCTTGACAATCCATATATCTTAATCACAGATAAAAAGATCACTAGCATTCAAGAAATCCTTCCTGTTCTTGAGCAGGTTGTACAACAAGGCAAGCCATTATTATTGATTGCTGAAGATGTTGAAGGCGAAGCACTTGCAACAATCGTTCTTAACAAGCTTCGTGGAACATTCAATGCAGTAGCTGTTAAAGCTCCTGGCTTCGGTGATCGTCGTAAAGCTATGCTTGAAGATATCGCTATCCTAACTGGCGGTCAAGTAATTACAGAAGATCTTGGACTTGATCTTAAATCTGCCCAAATCGATCAATTAGGTCGTGCGGTGAAGGTTGTCGTAACAAAAGAAACAACTACAATTGTTGAAGGCGCAGGGGACAGCGCACAAATCGCTGGCCGTGTGAACCAAATTCGTACTCAATTAGAAGAAACGACTTCTGATTTTGACCGTGAAAAGCTACAAGAGCGTCTAGCTAAATTAGCTGGCGGTGTAGCGGTAATCAAAGTTGGTGCTGCTACTGAAACAGAATTAAAAGAGCGTAAATTACGTATTGAAGATGCATTAAACTCTACTCGCGCTGCTGTTGAAGAAGGTATCGTAGCCGGTGGTGGTACTGCATTAGTCAATATCTACAATAAAGTAGCTTCTATTCAAGCAGATGGCGACGAGCAAACTGGTATTAACATCGTATTACGTGCGATTGAAGAGCCAGTACGTCAAATCGCTCACAACGCAGGACTTGAAGGCTCTGTTATCGTTGAGCGCTTAAAGCATGAGCAAGTAGGTGTTGGTTTCAACGCTGCTACTGGCGAATGGGTAAACATGGTTGACGCTGGTATCGTTGACCCAACTAAAGTTACTCGCTCTGCACTTCAAAACGCAGGAAGCGTTGCTGCGATGTTCTTAACAACAGAAGCAGTAGTTGCTGACAAGCCAGAGCCAGAAGGTCACGGCGGCGGAATGCCTGACATGGGCGGAATGGGCGGAATGGGCGGCATGATGTAA
- the groES gene encoding co-chaperone GroES, with amino-acid sequence MLKPLGDRIIIEPVASEEKTASGIVLPDTAKEKPQEGKVVAVGTGRVLENGERVALEVSVGDRIIFSKYAGTEVKYEGTDYLIVRENDILAVIG; translated from the coding sequence TTGTTAAAGCCACTAGGTGATCGCATTATCATTGAACCTGTTGCATCAGAGGAAAAAACTGCAAGCGGTATCGTGTTACCGGACACTGCAAAGGAAAAACCACAGGAAGGTAAGGTAGTCGCTGTAGGTACTGGTCGCGTTCTTGAAAATGGTGAGCGTGTCGCTCTTGAAGTATCTGTTGGCGATCGCATTATCTTCTCAAAATACGCTGGTACTGAAGTGAAATATGAAGGTACAGATTATTTAATCGTTCGTGAAAATGATATCCTTGCTGTAATTGGATAA